One Macadamia integrifolia cultivar HAES 741 unplaced genomic scaffold, SCU_Mint_v3 scaffold1114, whole genome shotgun sequence genomic window, TGCACTCCATCTAGATACAAGACCATAGCCTAAGGGTCCTGTCTAGCGTCATACCCATACCCAACATCTTCTGGGTTAGGTGGGTAATCAGTGTGGCCATGATCCATCTCCAAACCCAACCCATCCACCTCATCATCCGAACCCAGGACTACTTCTAACTGATTATTGTTATCCATGTTAGAagcaatttcaaaatttgaattagaACCATTTAATGTGGTAAGTAAATCCCCCTCAGCGCCCAAAGGAGAGGGTCTCCTTGATTGGGGCGTAACATTCTCCATAGGACTCTCCATATCATCACTTTCCTTGTTGGACTCGCCTTCCATAATTGGAAGATTCTCTAtgagattctctctctcccccatggTGGATACCCTCGCCCCCTGCATGGCAGCTCCACCACCGTGAAGGGTGGTTCCTCCATCAAGCATGGCTAAATTCCCACCACGAACAGCCTCATCTACCGAGCCCTTGGGAGCCTCATCCACATAAACTGCACCTAGAATACCTTTGTCATTCTCAGATCGAGAGATCTTAGAATCTACAATCTTCTTCTC contains:
- the LOC122062796 gene encoding uncharacterized protein LOC122062796, whose amino-acid sequence is MGKGFTIFQFDSENDMASMWQRSLVKIGGQIILFQRWHPDFSIHENNKALVWVRFPDLPLEYWHEKVLLTMAKVAGRPVALNHSTKNVIYGNYARVLKVLYEDSLGKCGFCKKVGHIISNCREKKIVDSKISRSENDKGILGAVYVDEAPKGSVDEAVRGGNLAMLDGGTTLHGGGAAMQGARVSTMGERENLIENLPIMEGESNKESDDMESPMENVTPQSRRPSPLGAEGDLLTTLNGSNSNFEIASNMDNNNQLEVVLGSDDEVDGLGLEMDHGHTDYPPNPEDVGYGYDARQDP